The genome window GAACGCTTGTTGGCCCTGGAAGCCGAGCCCACCCGGCCCTTGGACGCCACGGATGCCGAAGCCGCAGCCGATCGCGCGTTGCGCGCCGTGGCCGGTGATCGCGCAGGCTTCGTGGTGAAGCGTGATGGCCGGGGCCGCAGCCGAGGCTTCGACCTGCGCCTGAGCCGCCACCTGGCGCTGAGCGCGCGCCGCTGAGCACTGAGCGCACCGCCCATCATCGCGGGAGCACCGCTCATCATCCAGCCACCGTATTTCTGTAACGAGGCCGGCCGTGGCCCCGTCCTATGCGCAATCAACGCAACACCACCACTGCCATGAGAACCCGCATCGCTCGATTCCTGCTCGTCTTCGCCTCAGTCCTCACCTTGGGCTACGCCCGTGCCGCCGAGCCGATCCCTGGAAATGCGCCAGCCACCGCCACCGTGCTCGAGCGCGCGCTCGACCGGGCCCTGAACCGCCACATGAGCTATCCCTGGCTGGAACAGGGGGATATGACGGGCAAGGTCTTCGTGAGCTTCAACATCGACGCGGAAGGCAAGGTGCAAGTGCTCACCTGCAACAGCTCCAACGAGCGCCTTCGGGCCTACGTGCTGCGCAAGCTGGCGCGCATCGACATCGGCAGCAATCCCGAAGGCATCTGGAGAACCACGCACATGGTCATCGACTTCCATCCCGAGCGCCAAGGCTGATAGGCAGCGGCAGCTTGGAGCGTAACGGCCTCGCGGGAGCGGGGCCGTTCGCATTTGCATCGCGCTGTAACTCCGCTTGCATGAGTTCGTCCTATGGCCAAGAAGACTAACCCATGAAAACTGCGCTCCTGATCTCCTCCATTCTGCTGCTGTCCCTTACCGCCAACGCGCAGAACGATACCGCCGTTTCTCCCGACCGCATGCAGGCGTTGGAGTTGCGCCTGCAGAGCGATGAAGGCCTCACCGTGAAAATGACCGAAGGCGACACCGTGGTCGCCAAGGGCGGCTTCACCATCGACACCAAGTACAAGCGGATCACGGTGAAGACCGAGCCCAAACCTTGGGTCAGCAAGGAGGACAGCATCAACGAAGTGCTTCGCGACAAGCGCCGCGAGCGCCGCAACCAGTTCACCAATTGGGCCGGGGTCGATGCCGGCGTGAACTTCCTCACAGGTGCCGATGGCGATGCGGACCTCGATGCCAGCGCCGAGTTCATGCAGATTGACCACGGTCGCTCGCGGTTCCTGAGCATCAACTTCATGGAGCAGAAGATCGAGTTCGGCACGCACCACGTTGGCCTGCTCACCGGCCTGGGCTGGGAATTCGTGAACTATCGCCTGAAGGAGAATGTGCTCTTGGCGCAACAGGGCGATAGTGTCTTCGGTGTGCCGGTTGAAAGCCCTGACATCGATAAGAACAAGCTGCGCATGATGGGCTTCCGCATGCCCTTGATGCTTGAGTTCAACACCAAGCGCGCGCCCTTGCCCAGCGCTTCCGACCTCGAAGCCGCCCGAGCCGACACCACTGGCGCCCTCGCGAAGCGCTACCGTTACTCGCGCCGGAAAAACGTCAATCTTGCGGTGGGCGTGGTGGGCAGCTGGTACTTCGATACCATGTACAAGCAGCGCTACCAAGTGGAGGGCAAGACCGTTCTGGACCGCGACAAGGGCGGCTTCAACCTGCTGCCCTACCGCTTGGCAGCGGCTGCTCGCATCGGCTTCGGCAAGTTCACGCTATTCGCAGAGCGTTCGCTCACGCCGCTCTTCCAAGAGGGCAAAGGGCCGGAGCTCATCCCCTGGGCGGTGGGCTTGCAGTTGGTCGGGTTCAACTAGCGCGCAGGCGCTACGAGGGGTTGGGCCCCGGGCCGTGAGCGAGTCCTCCAAGCAGAGGGCACGGCTCGCGGCTCACTGGCTACATTCGCGCTCCGCAAACGGCCACGCCTCATGGGACGCATCTTCGAGAAACGCAAGCACAAGATCTTCGCGCGCAACGCCAAGCTCAGCAAGCTCTTCACCCGCATCGGCAAGGAGATCGCCATGGCCGTGAAGGCCGGTGGGCCGAACCCCGAAGCGAACAGCCGCCTCAAGGTGGCCATCCAGAACGCACGGGGCATGAACATGCCCAAGGACAACATCGACCGCGCGATCAAGAAGGCGGCGGGCGGCGGCGAGGCGGACTTCAGCGAAATGAACTACGAAGGCTACGCGCCCGGTGGCGTTGCCGTGTTCGTGGACGTGGCCACCAACAACCCCACGCGCACCGTGGCCAATGTGCGCAGCTTCTTCTCCAAGTGCGGAGGGACCCTGGGCACCTCCGGATCGCTTTCGCACGTGTTCGAGCGCAAGGCCGAGTTCGTGCTGGAAGCCGCCGCCCTCAAAGGCCGCGATCCCGATGAATTCGAGATGGAGCTGATCGATGGCGGCGCCGACGACGTGCTGCGCGATGAGGAAGGATTCATCATCTACGCGCCATTCGCCTCCTTCGGCACCATGCAGCAGAAGCTCGAGCAGCTCGGTGTGGAAGTGAAGAGCGCCGAACTGAAGCGCTTCCCGCTCTCCACCATGCCGGCCGATATCACCACTGCTCGGGCCGTGCTCAAGCTCGTTGACCTGCTCAATGAGGACGACGATGTGAATGCCGTGTACCACAACATGGACATCACGGAAGAGGTGGAGGCGGAACTGGAGGCGGAATAGGTTGCTGGGGTTCGAGCCTTGCCGTTGACCATGTATTGACCGTCATCCGCTGTCCAAGAATGAAGAAGGGCGACCATTACGGGTCGCCCTTCTTCATTCAGTTGCTTCTTTCGGCTCAAGCCGCAGCAGCTTCCTCGCGCTTGTTCGGCAGCAGCTGGAAGTTGCTCATCACGACCTCGGTGATGTAGCGCTTACTGCCGTCCTTGGCTTCGTAGCTGCGGTGCACCAGGCGCCCTTCGAGCATCACGGGTGATCCTTTGCGCAAGAGGCGCTCGGCCATCTCGGCGGTCTGGCCCCAGGCCACCACGGTGTGCCATTGAGTGTCGGTGACGCGCTCGCCGCTGGCGTTCTTGTAGCTGTCGTGCGTGGCTACTGACAGCCGGGCCACTTTGCGGCCTTTTGCAATCTCGCGCACTTCGGGGTCGAAGCCGAGGTTCCCTACGAGGTGGACTTTGTTCTTCAGCGTGTTCATGGTACTTGGGTTTTTGTGTGTTTGACTTTCGGTTTCCGCCGACCGGTGCTGATGCCGACCGACGCTGCAAACATTTTCCCAAGCAGCACCGGGGATTCGGCTAGTACCCGGTTGTAAGTGGTTACAGCCGTTTGCTACCGTTTGCTTGGGGGCGGTGCTTTCACTCGTCCGCGCCTATCTTCCCGTGCCCTAACGCCAAGGCAGCGCCGCGCATGCGACGGGTGTCTTGGCCCTAGAAAGGCCCTTCGTTGCGTGAACTGACCGAACGCGAGCTGGTAAAGGGCTGCTTGGATGGCGAACCGCGCTGCCAAGAAGCCCTTTATGCCCGGTACGCGCGCCGCATGTATGCGGTGTGCCTTCGGTATGCGCGCCACGAGCTGGAGGCCCAGGACCTGATGCAAGAAGGATTCATCCGCGTGTTCGAGAAGCTGAAGGACTTCCGCATGGAGGGCTCATTGGAGGGCTGGGTCCGCAGGATCATGGTGCATACCGCGATCAACTGCTACCGTCGCAAGAGCTTCCAGCAGGAACGCTTCGGTTTGGATAAACTGCCCGAGAGCCCCGTGCCCTCCGATGCCATGGATCGCTTGGGAACCGAAGAGCTCTTGGCCATGGTTTCCACGCTGCCTGAAGGCTACCGCTTGGTATTCAACCTTTTCGCAATTGAAGGCTTCGACCACGCCGAGATTGCCAGCATGCTGGGGTGCGGTGAGAGCACTTCGCGGAGCCAATTGGCTAAGGCGCGGCGCATGCTGCAATCGATGATCACTGCCTCAACCACCCCTGTACATGTCGGGAATGCATCCCATTGACGAGCTCTTCCGCAGGAGCCTGCAAGGCGCCGCTGCCGACCCGCCTAATGAGGTGGGGGCGGCCATCTTGGCCCACGTGCGAGCCAAACGGCGGCGGGCGTTGATCTGGAGGCGTCGCCTGTTGGCTGGTCTGCTCCTGCTGATTGGATCCGCCGCCAGCGTTGCCTGGGTGATGCGTTCGAGCATGCGGACAGACGCCCCAACCGAAGTCGTCGATGTGCGCAAGGGCCCGGCAGCTGTGGAGGGTGCTTTGCCAACAACAAGCACGGGAGAATATGAACCGATTGAGCGGCCGGGAAGCGAGGTTTCCTTGAGGACCATGTCACCCGCGACAGCCTTAACGACTCCTTCGCAGAAATCACA of Flavobacteriales bacterium contains these proteins:
- a CDS encoding YebC/PmpR family DNA-binding transcriptional regulator, which codes for MGRIFEKRKHKIFARNAKLSKLFTRIGKEIAMAVKAGGPNPEANSRLKVAIQNARGMNMPKDNIDRAIKKAAGGGEADFSEMNYEGYAPGGVAVFVDVATNNPTRTVANVRSFFSKCGGTLGTSGSLSHVFERKAEFVLEAAALKGRDPDEFEMELIDGGADDVLRDEEGFIIYAPFASFGTMQQKLEQLGVEVKSAELKRFPLSTMPADITTARAVLKLVDLLNEDDDVNAVYHNMDITEEVEAELEAE
- a CDS encoding single-stranded DNA-binding protein, whose protein sequence is MNTLKNKVHLVGNLGFDPEVREIAKGRKVARLSVATHDSYKNASGERVTDTQWHTVVAWGQTAEMAERLLRKGSPVMLEGRLVHRSYEAKDGSKRYITEVVMSNFQLLPNKREEAAAA
- a CDS encoding sigma-70 family RNA polymerase sigma factor; amino-acid sequence: MTERELVKGCLDGEPRCQEALYARYARRMYAVCLRYARHELEAQDLMQEGFIRVFEKLKDFRMEGSLEGWVRRIMVHTAINCYRRKSFQQERFGLDKLPESPVPSDAMDRLGTEELLAMVSTLPEGYRLVFNLFAIEGFDHAEIASMLGCGESTSRSQLAKARRMLQSMITASTTPVHVGNASH